GGGCATACTGGTTGTACACCATCTCCTCTTTCCTTACTTTGTAACTGAGTAGACAGCCATCTACTGTTGCCTCATGCGGATGAAAAATTTAGCAGGTCTTTGCAACATGAGCCTGGAAGCCCTGCATCTGCCCTGAGGTTAACCAGGTTCAGACTCAAGAAGGAACTTAACAGTCCAAGAACCTCCAGTAGTAGAAAAGAGATAACAATCTTTAAACCATTTAATATATGATGCCAACCTACACATCAAGAATTCAAATTCTACCCAATAATTCAACCGTATTTTCCACAAAGTCTACAACCTCCACCCCCACAAAATCCATTTCCCTTAATACAGTTGGATTGCAAATTaagtttacattaatattatttaaataagagGTACAGTTTAAATATTGTGCCCAATTTGAGATTGCTTTTAACATCATTTCAGGCGTCTGTATGAATTTGACTGTGTATGAGTCCGACAGCGACATCTGCTGGTGAAAATCACAACTTACGCTGAGAGAAACATAGGCAACGAGGTGCttctacattttctaaaataataatatttaataatgattatatttaaaaataataaataaagaaaagaaaagaaataaaagcataacAGACAATTGCATTGCACGTGATATTTGGCAGCAAAACTGGCTCATGAAATATGATAACGGAACTAAAAGGACTATTTTATACTGTAGCCTACTGTAGTTTgactaaagaaacaaaaaagcacccaacttttttttttcgttcctTTCCAAGGAAAAGCTAAGCTAACCGCATGACTTGACTTACACAATAAACCTGTGAAGTTTTAATAACCCTTTATGGTTCTGATTGCGTATTGAGTTTCTATgttctgcgtttttttttttattgcaaaacttgtaaaaacatacagaaacagGGAATCGAGACATAAATATATTCCAACCAAAAGCAATCataaaaataagaacagaaaacaaatagtCTGGATTTGCATGTTAAATTATAGTATTAACGATAGTGcataaaagtgcaaaaataaacttACATTCTTTTAGAAAGGTTGTGATAATAGCCTACATCAAAAATGTACCACTCTTTTGGTTATTTGTAAGTctaagagaaaaaataaatacaatccatATCCACTCCCTTATTTATTATCTCCCCTCTAGCAACAAGACGACACCAActaaccaacaacaaaaaaaatcaatcagccatctaaaaaaaaaacaaaaaaagtctgctTTGTTACCATACATGAGCTCACAACTGCGTAATGGAGCAGGTGTGATAAACAGGAGTGTATTTCTTTCCACTGAAGTgtatgatattttttgtttttataattactcCCATGCATTACAGAGTCCACCCTGTCCCGCGAGACCTCTCAGTTAAATCAACTAAAATCAACACACGTTATGAGAAGTCAGAAAACAATCAAATCTGCAGCTGCTATCTTCTTTCAAGCTGGATAAAGTGCAAAAGTAGCAGGCTAATTGAGTAAGTAGTAATCTcgttttcaaacattaaaatctaCTATAAACATTGCATTGCACAAATAGCTAGAAACAAAATCAGTGCCACTTTAATGTCAAAAATAGCCTATTTAAAAATAGGTTAACCTGAATTCATTAGAATACACCGATTCCAAAGTGAAAGTAATTAGGCACAGCCTATCCAATTTTTATAGTGCACTTCCAAAACGAGTTTTTCTGTGTCTCCCTCCCTCACAGCCTCCTCCTCTTTCTGTTTCTGACTCAGTCCTCTGCTCTCACTCTCAGTGTTTCTGGAGTTTATTCACTGTTTGCTGTTCATCATACATGGAACAGACAATAGAAACTCACCCCTGACTGCTCTTTCCGCGCTGATGTCGTTTGTGATGTTTGTATCGGATCGCTCGAGGATGTCGGGACAGGGGCACCTTTCCTTCACATGGATCACAGGTTTGCGCAATCTGTTTTTTTAAGACAATTTAATGTTGCAGATACTGCACCTAAATTCAACTggaaatttccttttttacaaaaatatggtTGTAGGCCACATAAAcgatataggcctatttatatagatttttattattattattattattacataataataaaacaattgcattaaatattattactgaagTGATTATATTGTTACTTTGTAGGCTATTAATATTGTAGGCTATTAATATTAgtagcctattttatttattaagttagcCTATGCATTTAAACGTTCCTAGTCGCATgcttaagaaaaacaaaacaaggaaagCTAAATAAATTTAAGTTTCCTTATAAAAACGAACGCAGttaatactatttttttctcCGTTTGACTTTCATTTCGCGGTTTATTGTCGTCTTCTCAGGGGGCGTTGAGTCGAGGGGGGTAAACCAATAATAACTGGCATGCTTATACTGCTTGATCTGCTTAGATTTAATCACTAAACGGATTAAACGAGAGAAAGTGAGGGGGATTGTTCATATATGATCCTCAAACACACTAGTTGTGCTTTTCTGCAGTCATCAATGTCTCATTCACTTCTCTGAAGTCTGTACTTTATTCCAGagcatgagacaaaaaaaaaaaaagcattaaacagTAGCCTAGTTATTTAGGCTAGCCTACCTATAAATCCTAGGCCTACTGGGATGACTAAATAAACGAGAATCTGCATTTATCTCAAATACAAAACAGCTAACTACAGTGTTTAATCCTTTATGAGAGATAAGTGTACTTCAAAGGGGAACAAATCTGACACACTCCTAGAAGAGTGTTTTATAAGACAGCAGGATCCATGTGTAGCTTGCACATGAACTCTTTGTGCTGGTTATCCTGTCTTAGCTGACCAGTCGTGAGCTAGTTATATAGGCCTGCTCTGCTCTGTCTTTACACCATCTCCCCATTCTGCACGGAGGAGTGAAAAATGGTCGGAAATGCCTCTCTGTGCCTGTCGTGCCTGCAGGAAACTGTAAACTACAGATCTATATTGGGACAGATGACAATACAAGTTTAGGAAGGAACTACAGGAATTTCCAAACCACCCTGACAAGAGATGTCACATGAATCTGATCGCGTAATGCTTGCATGTTTAAACTCATCTGATGTTAAAACAATATGTGGATTTAATGTGAACGCCAGAGTTGGTTTGCCTGGTGCATTTGCAGAAGGAATTAAAGTGTTATAATGTCAGCTGACTTTATAATGCATAGCCTTTTCCAATGTCGTTGACACATAAATTCAAGTTTTAGCTCAGAAGATTTAATTGTAGTAACACTGGAATGGCTGAACTAATGCTTTGATGATCTTAATCACCTAAAGACACAATCTAAAGCGCCAGGAAACTGCGTTGTAAAAGTGCTTTGGCAGACAGCTTGAAAACATGCTTCATATGGTAACATCTaagttaaaatatgtattttattttattcaatatagccacatcattttgaaaacattaattacaGTCAAAAATTATCATgaaatgtctcaaaaaaaaaaatgctcctgattgaaatgttaaataaaaatgattttaatatcttATACCTCAACATACAAATTAGTTGATGCATTTGTACATCAGATTTCTTAATTTCTGTTGCAGATATCAGGAGTCTAGAGATGTTTAATTAAAGTTCATGCTGATTTTCAACCATGCTTACAATACAATAAGTGCCAAATCAATTAATCCTGCATACGACTTATCACAGTCACAGGTCCTTAGTGGAGCTATAAATTAGTTAAGTTTTTAAGtctattaattatcatttaataTGCAGGCTAATTTTTCTATTAAAGTCCATGTAATGAAGAAAACACACTATAGTCAAACTGAATTAACTACTAGAatttccaaatatatattttctaaagtcTGATATATTTTCAGCTAAGTCCATGTCTATAATACttgcttatatttattaaatatttaaagattggATATCTAATTGTGGAATGACAGATTGATAATAAATTGGCTCCACACACAGTTTAGGCTGTTCTTCTCACAGTCTCACAGACAGATGTGATAAACTTGGTGTGATATTACATCTATGACAAGACAAGTAGATGGCAAATTAAATTTATGATATgttgacatttatatttttccatataaATCAGTGCACGCTGCCTCTGTATAAAACAGCAGCTAGGTTGAGGCTCAGTCTGTGACTCATCTTGACTCATTAGTTCAAAGTCTGTAAAGTTGCAACTAGAATTTGTAAGAATTATTTCCTCTTAGACTCACGTCTCAGTCTCACATATCTTCTGAGACTAGCCTAGACCTGCATCACATGTTAAATTGCACATGTAGTTGCTCGACAGATGCCTCTCTATTAAAATACACAGCTGTAACAAACTAACGTTACAGCTCTTGTATCTTATTATGTCAAATTTATGTATTGTGTTGGATATATAGTCGGCATATCATAGGTTTGCATCAGTATATGAAAGTGATGAGTGTTGGGCAACTCTTGGATGACaaatttttctcttttaaaagttCTACTTTGACTTCATTCTTCAGTCCTGCTGTGTTACAGCACAGGATTTGTATCTGTCTGCTTCCTGAGACGTTTGTTTGTTAGTAACCGTGTGTCTGTGAGGCGCTTGGAGCTGTGTAACCCCCTGAACAGACAGTCTCAATCACATGTCGCTCCAGACGCTGTCACTCTCTGACAGACTCACAGAGCTCATGTAGTCACTGCTACATTCACTCTGATGCTTAGTCACACTTTCATGTGGGGCTTCAGGTCAGACTTTAAACATACTGACACAAATACAGTCTCTTAGATTCATAAGTGTATATCTTAGGTTCTGTAAACTGTCACCATCTCTGTGTTTTCACTATTTGAAACACCTTTTACCTTCACCAGTTCATTTTAACAGGTCCTGTTGTGTAACAAATGATGTTTTCACATTTGAATTACAATTATTCAACATATACTGTatgattcaaaagtttggggtcagaaattttttgtaaatgttttgaaagaagtctcttgcttACTAAGGCTGCATGTTTctgactaaaaatacagtaaaaactgtagtaTTGTGTAAAATtcttacaatgtaaaataactgttctctattttaattttaaaatgtaatttattcctgtgatgcaaagctgaattttcagcatcattactccagttataattaaaaagttaaaatttatttgaaatataaatattttgttaaattttaaatgtcttattgttaattttaatcaatttaaaagtaCCTACTGAACCtgctgaatagaaatattaatgactttctataaaataaatacatttttgtttaaagattctttgatgaatcgaaagttcaaaagaacagcatttatcttaaatataaatattttgtaacatttaaatgtcttattGTTATTTCTATTCAAATAAGTGTGCCTTACTGTATAGAcgtattaataaattaatgaacaaataaatacatatataaatttagttagttagttattggGCCTAACTTTTAAATGAAGAATACTTATAAAGAATCAGCAAGGATGTGTCAACTTCCCAAATGCATTTCATGTCAATTACACACATGCCCTGCTCATAAACACAAGACAGAGGATCCACACAcccacatttaaaacatttcaaacgcAGGCTTTAAAAATATCACCGTAAATACAATAACAGGTGAGCACAGCATTGAACATCAGCTGCATAATAATTCAAACAGTCAGACAGACTGGCACATAGGACGCGTTGCTGTAGACATTCAAACATATCAGACTTTGTGAAGATCACAGCACAGGTAATGCGCTTTGCCCTTTCAGGCTCATACATGCGGTTATTTTGCTGATGTGACGCACATCGCTGCATTGTGAGTGGTAATCTGTGCATCCATGTGGGATTTAATGTCTTGCTTGCAGCTCTTTAAACTTTGTGTTGTGGAGGCAAGCCTGAGCTTTTCCCTCCTTTTTCATTATGGACTGAGTATCAACATGATTACAGTTTTTAAACATCAGAGGTATAATTATGTAATGAAGAGGAGAATGAGCCTGTACTTTTTATGTTCTAATGTTAACCGTCACGCAGGAAGGACGTCTGTCTCTGTGCTCGGTTTACTGATCTCTTATCTTATGTTTAAGTCTGAGAAAAGGCCATTTGATATGTCAAAAATGTGCTCAGAACTGAATCTAGGCACAATTTGTGCTTGaataacatgcttttaaaaaatgttatgcagCTTCTTTTTGGAACTCAGAGATGCCTGGtattaaaaacataagaaaaatcaACAGTTTTCTCATTTGTGTAAACACTGTGGAGTATACAAACAGTTGTTTTTCTAGATTTGTCAAATAATCCCAAACTTTGGATGGACTGACCAAATATCTGTCAAATGTATATactaaatgtatgtattttgtttttcagcaaagtgTAAAAGCTTCAATATGtctttttatttgcctttttatttgGTTGTAGAACAAATCCCAAAAATCTGAAGGTGAACTGAAGAATTACTgtgattattatcattactatttaCACATAAATCAACTGGCTCTCTGGAATATAGTTCAGTCCAATTCAGTCATTATTATATGAGGATTGTATCTGTACTGTCTGTGTAGCAGTCATAAATTACTACAGATcgtttcatattattttaacagttttataaaGACAGATTGCCAAGACTGGCTAAACCGAGAGTAActctattttattctgtttcattCTGACTGTATTACAGACTTAAGACACTATGAATAACAGCGCCATCATGTGTCTTCTACAGTGTACTTAAAAttgatatttgcatatttttaatgcatagtatattataaatacatcttcttaaagtattttcaaaaatattgtatgttttttataacatatttaaaaacagtgattttagaaaaattctaaaaaaattctaaaaaatcatttttgcacaGTGAGCACAGAATGGCatatttgaccaatcagaatcaagtattccacatcATTGTGTAACCAACCATTGTGTTTGATACTTATGACTAGACAACATTgagtgtttaatgtatttttcaaatataaatgcatcttaacttttttcctgtatttgcagtgacaaaatattaaatgccaCTGCTATTTCTGGACAAGATCAGTGACTTGTTTGTTGAACAGTTGTCTGTTTTCTGTCCTTTAGGATGTGTGTATGAGTTGAGATAGAGCTCAGGCCAGTGATGGAGGCAGGACTGAACTGCAGCTCTCACTGTGAGTCTGGCGTCTGCTTCATCTACCCCGGAGTGAACATCCAGCAGGGCTGGGACGTCCTGCAGAGACTGTGTGCGCTCGCAGCGGTACATTCACACACTCACCACAACAACAACCATATAAAATAATCCTCataaacaatcacaaaaacatcaacaaacaataaacacaaactaaaacaaaaaatcagctttgatcacagaaataaatactaacgatgctgaaaattcagctttgatcacagaaataaattacattttaaatatatatttacaagtgtttttaaattgtaataatatttgaccatagtactgttattattgtatttttgatcaaataaatccagccttggtaagcataagatacTTGAAAAAACATACAGTAGTGTATACATTCAGTAtattgtgctgtttgtttgtgtgtagcaGGGTGTGGATGCACCGAGTCGATCGCTGTCTCCTGCTCTCCGTGCTGTAGTCTGGACGCTGCTCTCTTGTGGGATTCTGCTGGCACTCTTCTTCCTCATTTTCACACTGCGCTTCAAAAACAACAGGTACATGATCTCTGGATCTCAAACAAGACTTAGGGCTCATTTCTTACTTTACAGGTGGTATTTTGTCCATCAAGTATAGCCGCCAACATGAATTTTTATTGTGTACCTCTGTCGCAGGATAGTGAAGATGTCCAGTCCCAATCTGAATGTGTTGACTCTGTGTGGCAGTGTACTCACATACAGCAGCGGCTTCTTATTCGCCGTGGAGGAGAGAGCGTCGCTGTCAGGAGCAGGATCAAGAACTGTCTTACAggtacaatcacacacacacagacacagagttATTTAGGTAGTCTGATGGAGTTGACGTACAAAAACTAAGACTTTCTTCTCTATGTAGCTGCCTATAACTAAAGcagaatatattcaaatagaaagttattttaaattgtaataatattttacaatattattgtattatacaatgtgtattttgtcattttcttatttttcccattacaaaaaaagaaatttgcaTTAATCAAGAAATTATACAGCCatattataactatataaattCACACAAAAGGTTTTTCTACAAATctacacaaaacatttttgtcttgGTGACAAATAATCAGAATTTTCAACAGCTGTGTAGAATACATGAGAGATGAACAAATGTTTGAGTTCACAAGGCATTAAAATGGTTTTGCAAAATCATGATCATTTTCAGTGGCATCTGAGATGCTTCCAGCGGGTCATCCCTATTGTTGAGCCCTTTTTTGTCTTCACTGTGGATTTAAACAGGTTCCAAGTTCAGTTTAACAAACACGGTCATGATTTGTATAGTTAAAAGCTGTTCTCGTGTTAAATGGTGTGAATCATTCTTCTGTACCATCTCAGTTTCCATCTCAGGCACGGATGTGGACACTGTGTATAGGCAGCTCTCTGGTGTTTGGCCCCATTCTTGGAAAAACATGGCGGCTTTACAGAGTGTTCACTCAGCGTGTGCCCGACAAGAGAGTGGTGAGCTGTAATATATGTTTGTGCATGAACAGGATATGAATCATTGCTTGATATCTCTGGCTTCACCACAGTACTTTGTTCTCTTGTGTTTCAGATTATTAGAGACATCCAGCTGATGGGTTTGGTTGCTCTGCTGGTCCTAGTGGATGTAGTTGTTCTAGCAGCATGGGGTCTGACGGATCCGATCAAGTGCTCTCGCTCTATCAGTGCTATGGTGAAGGTACATCCACTTTCTATAGAACTTAGAGCCTCATTTACTCCAAATTCTATCTGCAGTCTTTAAGCTGGGAAGTCATACTTCATTTTTGAAGCTTCACAGCCATTATTTCAGTATAGAGGGATATAAAGAGCCATAAAATGGATGACCGATGCAAGCTCAAATCATTTATGGCATGTAAagtattttgtgttgtttctttgtttgtcagGTTGTAGAAAGGGACGCGTCCTACTCTCTGTCCCAGTTAGACTCATGTTCTTCTCTCTACTCGGACCTGTGGGTAATCCTGCTCTCTGTGTTTAAGGTAAAATTCAGCTTGGccttcataaaaatgaataaatttacaGTTTGTATGCTTACACTGACTCTCTTTGCTCTTTTGCAGGGCAGTCTCCTCCTGTACGGCACGTATCTTGCTGGTCTGACAAGCAATGTGAGCTTACCTCCAGTAAACCAGTCTATGACCATCATAGGTGCTGTCTGCCTGGTCACCATATCAAGCGCTGTGGCCGTACCCGTCTCTCTTTACCTGTACGCCTGGCCCAATGTGGTCTACAGTGTAGTGTCTGGAGCCATCTTCATCTGCACAATGGCCATTAACTGTCTACTGTTTGTCCCTCAAGTACGTCCCGGTAAATTCACTGCCCATGTCTTGTGATTTTCAATCAAACTCTGAGTCAGTCTTTGTTTCTGGAGTTTCTAACTTAATCAAGAGGCTTATGTTGAGGCACAACCAATCGATAAATCTAGCACAGGAGAGGCAGATCCAGGTGATGAGTCAGCATCAAACATCAAATGTGTTTACACAATGTGTCCTGTACATTTGGAGAGGACACTGCTAATGTTGGCTCTTTATGACTGTGTGGATTTTGGGTAATATTACACTAGTTCATTGTGGATCGATCAGAACCAAAGAGCTTGTGTGTGGTTAAGGTAAAAAGGCTGGAAAAAAGGGGAAACATTGGCTCAATGAGACCTGATAATGCCTGAtcaacccccccaaaaaagcacaataattaaataattcagtaaCTGAATTTTcgataatgtatataatttaatactcTTGCTGTAACTACATCTTCATCATTATTATTCCTCCCTCTAGCTGACCCAGTGGAGACAGTTTGAAGAGGAGACAAACTCTCACCCCAGTCAAATGGCCAAATACTTCAGTAGTCCCAGCAAGACCACAAACTCCATGTACAGTGAGGATGAAATCTATTATCTACTTGGAGAAAATGACTCCATGAAAAGACTCATCAATGAGGTAACAATTATTACGTCTTTATTATTCAAAGCAaatcttttcacttcacttttgttCCTTTTAGCATTTATAGCCTACACACCAGAAAACCTAGAGGGACATGTGCTATCCTGAAGCCCAAAGTAAACTTTGCTCATTCACATCCTCTGTGCCGTCTCAGATGGACAGTACGTGTGGTGTTATTTTcactttaaaggattagttcacttccggaataaaaatttactaataatttactcacccctatgtcatccaagatgtttacgtctttctttcttcagtcgaaaagaaattaaggattttttttaggaaaaccttccaggatttttctccatatagtggacttcaattgGAGCCAACGGGTTGAACGTCAAAATTGCCGTTTCAATGCAGATTAAAAGAGCTACACAATCCCAGCCGAGCATTAAGGGGCTTATTTAGCGAAATGATTGttcactttccaaaaaaaaaaaaaaattatatactttttaaccacaaatgctcatcttgcactagctctgcaaTGCGCTTCCGCGACTTCATGCATTATGTAgttgagcatttgtggttaaaaagtatatatattatatatatatatatatatatatatttttttttttttacaaaatgacagATCGTTTCGccagataagacccttattcctcgacTGGGATTGTGTAGAGCATTTTGAATACATAatattgtgtgtattattatgcTATAGAATTACTAGATGGTTACTTTGGTGTTCCttgttggttgctaaggtgttctgaatggtttctaGCTAGACTGTTTGAAAGGTAAGTGggtagagacagacagacagacagacagacagacagacagacagacagatagatagatagatagatagatagatagatagatagatagatagatagatagatagatagatagatagatagatagatagatagatagatagatagacagcagGACTTGCATTTAGAGATTTAGGTCTtggtttaaaggattttttttttcaagccaacACAAAATCTCTGAGTTCATTTGATTACACTGCTCGGAGTAAAGCGATGGATCTAGTTTTGTCCACAGTGCGATTACTGGTTTGTGTGAACGAGTGATGATGAATTCCAGCGTTGGGTGTGGATAGCAGTGTGTTTTGCGTCACTACCCCACGAGTGAAGCTGGATCCTTTGTTTTACATTTCCTCAAGGCATGCCTTTGTGATCTCACATCCTGTAAAACTGCCACCTAAACCATGCACCTACTTAGTCGTTCTAGATAATCATGAGGTTTTAAACCATTTTTCCCATGTGTCCTCCATATTTGCAGAAGAATGCCATTATTGATAGCCTACAGGAACAAGTGAACAATGCCAAGGACAAGCTGCTCAAACTGATGACTGCTAGCCACCCCTTGGACGAAGGAGAAATGGACTCCTCCAACACGAACCTCAACTCCACCTCCACCCAAACCACAGTGGTATCTCCTGATTCTCCAACGCTAATGAAATACTCAGAAGTTGCTCCCACCAgagttctctctccacctcccTATGAACCTCCTCCACCGCTTCATGCTCACACTACCTCACAGCAAACATCCTCTGAAGGTCCAGTAGCTGTAGAAATTCCTCTGTCTTCATCACACCTGAGGTACTCACCTCCTCAAGATGACTCTTCCGATGAGGTCTCTCAGGTTGTGAGTCTGAATGGAAGCACAGAAGATCCAGTTCCAACCATGAACAATCTCAGAAACTCAGGTCTTGGAAAAGAGATTTCGGAGAAGCCACTAGATGTACCTTTAGATCAGGACAATTTAGCCCATGGTTCCTCTCCACTAGGTCCCGCTCAATGTAGTTCACCTCAGGTAGAGTCTCCAATGCCATCAGCCTCTGTTGAGCTTCCCGCCATGTCACCAACAGGACGACTAGGTTTTGTAACCAATGAGCAGCTAGTGGAGATCTTGCAGGACCTGAGCGTGGATGCCGTAAGCAGCTCCGTCAAATCACCTGACCTCAATCCGGATGAACTGAACAC
This genomic stretch from Cyprinus carpio isolate SPL01 chromosome B9, ASM1834038v1, whole genome shotgun sequence harbors:
- the gpr156 gene encoding probable G-protein coupled receptor 156 isoform X1, which produces MEAGLNCSSHCESGVCFIYPGVNIQQGWDVLQRLCALAAQGVDAPSRSLSPALRAVVWTLLSCGILLALFFLIFTLRFKNNRIVKMSSPNLNVLTLCGSVLTYSSGFLFAVEERASLSGAGSRTVLQFPSQARMWTLCIGSSLVFGPILGKTWRLYRVFTQRVPDKRVIIRDIQLMGLVALLVLVDVVVLAAWGLTDPIKCSRSISAMVKVVERDASYSLSQLDSCSSLYSDLWVILLSVFKGSLLLYGTYLAGLTSNVSLPPVNQSMTIIGAVCLVTISSAVAVPVSLYLYAWPNVVYSVVSGAIFICTMAINCLLFVPQLTQWRQFEEETNSHPSQMAKYFSSPSKTTNSMYSEDEIYYLLGENDSMKRLINEKNAIIDSLQEQVNNAKDKLLKLMTASHPLDEGEMDSSNTNLNSTSTQTTVVSPDSPTLMKYSEVAPTRVLSPPPYEPPPPLHAHTTSQQTSSEGPVAVEIPLSSSHLRYSPPQDDSSDEVSQVVSLNGSTEDPVPTMNNLRNSGLGKEISEKPLDVPLDQDNLAHGSSPLGPAQCSSPQVESPMPSASVELPAMSPTGRLGFVTNEQLVEILQDLSVDAVSSSVKSPDLNPDELNTALSRRSPLQFFFPTISPYLMRKRRPPFYSSRGGPPPYYFPGSVPPGRSRASALMDHEKLRDDGSQRPDLWHEGRRRRRDEKAQARRGSGQESWECSSHKCSIMPFTGQVPQPASAGLIDGVEHSEEPYDYSDSDSSSSEDYYYQRPYCGACHHPYDSTDSLTSGTSDSEDEDFYHSAHPVVNFKVDVKPTFV
- the gpr156 gene encoding probable G-protein coupled receptor 156 isoform X3: MEAGLNCSSHCESGVCFIYPGVNIQQGWDVLQRLCALAAQGVDAPSRSLSPALRAVVWTLLSCGILLALFFLIFTLRFKNNRIVKMSSPNLNVLTLCGSVLTYSSGFLFAVEERASLSGAGSRTVLQARMWTLCIGSSLVFGPILGKTWRLYRVFTQRVPDKRVIIRDIQLMGLVALLVLVDVVVLAAWGLTDPIKCSRSISAMVKVVERDASYSLSQLDSCSSLYSDLWVILLSVFKGSLLLYGTYLAGLTSNVSLPPVNQSMTIIGAVCLVTISSAVAVPVSLYLYAWPNVVYSVVSGAIFICTMAINCLLFVPQLTQWRQFEEETNSHPSQMAKYFSSPSKTTNSMYSEDEIYYLLGENDSMKRLINEKNAIIDSLQEQVNNAKDKLLKLMTASHPLDEGEMDSSNTNLNSTSTQTTVVSPDSPTLMKYSEVAPTRVLSPPPYEPPPPLHAHTTSQQTSSEGPVAVEIPLSSSHLRYSPPQDDSSDEVSQVVSLNGSTEDPVPTMNNLRNSGLGKEISEKPLDVPLDQDNLAHGSSPLGPAQCSSPQVESPMPSASVELPAMSPTGRLGFVTNEQLVEILQDLSVDAVSSSVKSPDLNPDELNTALSRRSPLQFFFPTISPYLMRKRRPPFYSSRGGPPPYYFPGSVPPGRSRASALMDHEKLRDDGSQRPDLWHEGRRRRRDEKAQARRGSGQESWECSSHKCSIMPFTGQVPQPASAGLIDGVEHSEEPYDYSDSDSSSSEDYYYQRPYCGACHHPYDSTDSLTSGTSDSEDEDFYHSAHPVVNFKVDVKPTFV
- the gpr156 gene encoding probable G-protein coupled receptor 156 isoform X2, producing MEAGLNCSSHCESGVCFIYPGVNIQQGWDVLQRLCALAAGVDAPSRSLSPALRAVVWTLLSCGILLALFFLIFTLRFKNNRIVKMSSPNLNVLTLCGSVLTYSSGFLFAVEERASLSGAGSRTVLQFPSQARMWTLCIGSSLVFGPILGKTWRLYRVFTQRVPDKRVIIRDIQLMGLVALLVLVDVVVLAAWGLTDPIKCSRSISAMVKVVERDASYSLSQLDSCSSLYSDLWVILLSVFKGSLLLYGTYLAGLTSNVSLPPVNQSMTIIGAVCLVTISSAVAVPVSLYLYAWPNVVYSVVSGAIFICTMAINCLLFVPQLTQWRQFEEETNSHPSQMAKYFSSPSKTTNSMYSEDEIYYLLGENDSMKRLINEKNAIIDSLQEQVNNAKDKLLKLMTASHPLDEGEMDSSNTNLNSTSTQTTVVSPDSPTLMKYSEVAPTRVLSPPPYEPPPPLHAHTTSQQTSSEGPVAVEIPLSSSHLRYSPPQDDSSDEVSQVVSLNGSTEDPVPTMNNLRNSGLGKEISEKPLDVPLDQDNLAHGSSPLGPAQCSSPQVESPMPSASVELPAMSPTGRLGFVTNEQLVEILQDLSVDAVSSSVKSPDLNPDELNTALSRRSPLQFFFPTISPYLMRKRRPPFYSSRGGPPPYYFPGSVPPGRSRASALMDHEKLRDDGSQRPDLWHEGRRRRRDEKAQARRGSGQESWECSSHKCSIMPFTGQVPQPASAGLIDGVEHSEEPYDYSDSDSSSSEDYYYQRPYCGACHHPYDSTDSLTSGTSDSEDEDFYHSAHPVVNFKVDVKPTFV